Proteins from a genomic interval of Chanos chanos chromosome 3, fChaCha1.1, whole genome shotgun sequence:
- the vma22 gene encoding vacuolar ATPase assembly protein VMA22: protein MGLDPKQVSLRLDQQLLRFMDQLEALEEKRERLNSLIEQGWFSISKARYSMGNKQVSALQYASEMEPLVHVHTRILDNGVAEFQAESTECKTGNVKNCSVAVESIGPNEEGLRRRINMKQKSIQEENVAQKEPKKSTAEREPQGTTKAEPSEPQHQDPLKWFGILVPQNLKQAQGAFKEVITLSAEIATLQNAILATRTEMQTHMKEKQKILIDPIND from the exons ATGGGACTAGATCCAAAACAGGTCTCTTTGCGTTTGGACCAACAACTACTTCGTTTCATGGATCAGCTTGAGGctttggaggaaaaaagagaaaggttgAATTCTCTCATAGAACAG GGATGGTTCTCTATCTCTAAGGCTCGATATTCAATGGGAAACAAGCAAGTGTCAGCACTGCAGTACGCCAGCGAAATGGAGCCGTTAGTTCACGTTCACACCAG AATTCTGGATAATGGGGTTGCTGAGTTCCAGGCTGAATCAACTGAATGCAAAACAGGGAATGTTAAAAACTGCTCAGTTGCTGTAGAGAGTATTGGACCAAACGAGGAAG GCCTGAGGAGACGAATTAATATGAAACAAAAGAGCATTCAAGAAGAAAATGTGGCCCAGAAGGAGCCCAAAAAATCTACAGCTGAGAGAGAACCCCAGGGAACTACAAAGGCTGAACCCTCCGAACCCCAGCATCAAGATCCTTTGAAATGGTTTGGAATCCTTGTGCCTCAAAACCTGAAACAAGCACAGGGTGCTTTTAAAGAGG TTATCACATTGTCAGCAGAAATTGCAACTCTGCAGAATGCAATCCTGGCCACCAGAACAGAAATGCAGACCCAcatgaaggagaaacagaagataCTCATTGACCCAATAAACGACTGA